In the genome of Nilaparvata lugens isolate BPH unplaced genomic scaffold, ASM1435652v1 scaffold9758, whole genome shotgun sequence, the window CCAAAATCAAGATGCAGTACAATATTGCAAAAAAGATAGAAGATTTGAGTCACTACTTTATTACACAACATGGTGTGTATTTCAACAAGAATGTGAATGAAAGATGATtgtatatcaatattgaatgacGTACACTACGTCCTACTTCATTCATCATACTACGACTAATtaaggctgtttggtacacctttttatttttatttaattggataatctatttcaatataattgttcaGATCATTATAAAAGTGAGAAAAAGtagcaactgaaatttttaagtggtctaataagcgagttatgggttgttgaagtgctaaactccgttttcttccaagataaacggtttcgaattttccattggagtttttcttaatacattcagtatatcattggctttattctaatatgcgtttttcgcgattaatgacAAAATAAACAGTTATcgaattcacaaaaaatattacttttttatttatgaactataagggtaataaaatgttttagtttggaaagatacatttttgaatttttaagaaaagtgctaataatatagtcgaaaccgtttatgatctggaaagaaaatggAATCTGGAAATTTAGCACTTCAACATCCATAattcgcttattagaccacttaaaaatttcagttgcactttttctcactcttataatgatcttgacaattatatttcaaaagattatccaatttaaataataaaaagtgtaccgaacagtcTTAATGCATGTCCGGATAATCGATTTTAAGTCAATTAATCCTAGCTTCAAAGTGTAgacataataattaaaataaaagtattaCGAGCAAAAATGTAAAAAAGGAGCCAAACgtgttattttcaaaaatgtcacaccttcaacagCGGATATCTCAATAACTTTAgaatatatagaaaaagttgtaggatgaatattgtaggaaattatgtaatctttaattttgtatagaaCAGTTATGCCCGTAAGATagatagtttttgagttatatgcgataaaccaaaaatggtaactttgaaccacccccaatcccttagcacagtgggtaggagtgagacttttgatatgttcacctcctttcTACCCTAAACAAAATTGCGGGGCAAAAAACTGTCTTCCTAACTTTTCCCTCTACAACatttcattgactgggctactttgtaaataatgacCATAACTTTCTAGCCtataaagccgtgtccacattgaacaaatgttcgacaaacatatttgtgaaaaaagtttgggcaaatctatttatataaagaTGAATGTCTGtttatgtgtttgttttttagtttgtttgttccctatagactcgaaaactacttgacagaacggcatgaaactttgggaatatgttgtgtcaatattggggatggtttctgaccagaaattttaatagggggctaataataattatatatcaattcattttacatacctatgttttcgaaattgtcggccgagcggctaacgtagaaatggaagatcatgttgtgataatatgatttagcatctgaacttaccagctgtaataaacacgtcactctgtgataaaatgtttactggtattaaaacggtagttttaagcacataggaagaccgtattgagatgtaaataaaaatattgattgtcagataaatttcatgattcaccaaagtcaagtgtgacatgagatacattgactttttggcggtacgtagtttgccgggtaagctagttttattatatttgacaaacaatgtttgcccgtggcccttgtggacgcgtcaccaaaaaaaatatttataagtggggagaacaggttttatgttttacagcaaacactgaaaatgtttggaaaacagtaattttttgttcgACAAACAATgatgtccaaactttttaaaatgtttgtccctgagctcctcaaacATGTTTGCAGAACATGTATGTCgtacatttgttcagtgtggacacggcttaatgTGTATTATTCTATGTTTAACTAGTTTCTGCGCTTGTATAAACTATTCATACTCTCGTACGACTATAAACTATTCTGATTTGTATTGTTGGctgtaaataaattgaattggaatttgtAAGCAAGATCTGGAcggcgggagaagcctccaccaaatatgtaagcaatatatttgccttcaccaaatatgtaagggtgggataaaaaacacaagaaaagatcgtacaggtttttgatatttaaaacaaaacaataaattatttattacaaaattagaattataattagaaattacaaaataataataatcagatgaatatttcaagggtactcgctttgctgctagtgaggattcaattgttgtgattatgaaaatttaagaacaatgactcagtagtcacctacctttagaaaatggcttcccactttggcatccactggtatttcgcggcgttaattattatttaaaatcaaATAACTGATCCAATGAATGGTTTCAGATCccgtcctattcaataatacaattctctttaactgcccgaactgcgacaggaaaactgtattataaaacaagaacaaaatctatccccttcaccagaacagccggactttactcacagtcctatcgaacgagctcacacagcgaccaaaagtaaaattttgggtattaaatataactcagtcaatgccaaacatgaaaagCCATTTcgaatacatatttttatcagtcgcacaagcggcacgtttgttattaaaaacaaaaagagaagctacattaattttgacaacaaatgaaataaacaatctttctgtcgatgacaaaaatcgttcaaagacaaaaacactgttcattaaacttttctaaattaaaactctaaaatcctgatcaatatgagataaatatatgattcatatatatgtcccatatgaccaggtgacaaattTAAACCCGGTATGgaatagtaaattgaataaactttAAGATAATGCCGGTAATTGAACGGCATTTtgtgttgaaattgaattttaaaaatttttgaaaaattccaatttatttcaattttcaaattcaaattgaattttgtttccTTGCATCAGCATGGGAACTTAATTGGTAAGTGTTCAAAGTTGAGTGGTGGAGAAGACTTGAAGTCTTAGCTCCGTCtaattttcattgttatttGGAACGTTTGTATTTTAAAACGTTGTTATTTTGAAACGTATGCTTGGCATTTCATTTTAGGCATACATTCTGTTGGGCGAATCGCGCTACCTGGGCCGATTCCAGCGGCACTACTCGGCGGTGATGAAGTACATCTCACGGGGCCCCATGCTGCTAGATGTGCACATGCATCGGCCACACACCAACTCACGCAACTTCATGGACGCACTGCTTGCGTTCTGGCCCGGTCTGCAGGTGGTTAGGCGCCGATATATCGATTTATCGCAATAATCAATAGTTTGATTTATCGATATTTTCATATTGATAATTTGCTATATTGATAttctgaatttttattattatcattgacatTGGTTATTAtcgatattttgaatatttatatgggGATATatagatattttgaatattgaaattggaATATATCGATATcttgaatattgataaattgGGATATCATATTCTAATAATAGCTATTTcgaatatcaatattttattatttttctaaggAAACTCAATACTTTTTCAATGTGAAAACTAGTACCCAGTACTTTCGTTTTCAAGTCATGTCTACTCGACTATAGTCTACCGCACGAAAAAGTCttatggaaattttgaaagGCAGTGTACCGTACCTCCTCAccctcccccccccccaccgaTCCCTTAGttgttgccaatttgtcaggtgtattataaaaatattaattgcttctcatttactagtagttctgtgaacagtagacctcacgcagttttctcatccacaagtatctggtgccACCTGTttaccggcttctccagacatctgtgtaataatgcaatgaataatccacttgtcagctgattgattatgaataataataatatttctagtttgattaatcctatcttcagagtatgatatatatagtgatatcataATTTTGAGGAATTCCTTTCTTTCAtatcatccttaaaatgcaaaatttcaaaaaaccttgtgtatcacatcgacgcgcagttgaaaaaggaatattcctgccaaatctcattgaattctatcaacgcgtttggccgtaaatgcgttacatacagacaaaagcaaatcgagttaaaacatagacctcactacgttcggtcaatgatTAGCTGTAGCTAGCGTTGATTAACTTAACGTTGATTAAGTGCATAGTGCAACGTTGCACTTATCTGTTCCAATTTATAGGACTATTTTTGTGAGGTTGACTATAGTACCGGATACAATTACTATATAGTTACTACTCTTTCTTTTATAatatagtcaaccgcacgaattAGTCCTATGGAACAGATGagcgcaacgttgccaaataggAGTTGACGTTGTCCAGTTGTTCACAGCTGATTATAAAtgagaatttatcaatattcagattcagattATCCTATTTTAATATTGCCCAAGACACATTATATGAAATATTATACACGCACTgtcaatatacataaaaatcacACAACTTAACACTAAACATAGAAAATTATCAGATCATTCTATTCTGTCCAACCTAATGCTAAAATACTGTTCTAAACTATAAAAACCTTTCTCTATTagaaactttttaattttctgtttctaTTCCTTTTCAGGTAATTCTCTTATATCTAATGGTAGGTGGTTATAAAATCTGATTGTTCAGGCCTTAAAACTAGTATGGCTAGATCTATAATAGTAAAATTTATTTTGGATGTTCATCGATTCCGTTTGTAATGAAAGGGGACATTATTATGACTAGGAAATAAATTTAAGTTTGACTAATtattcgatttttatttatcgatCATTGATGTTTGCAGGTGCTGAGCGGAGACCTGAAGCCTGCCGTGGAGACGCACGAAATGCTCTACCAGGTGATGCAGCGACACAACTTTATACCCGAGGCGTTCACCACTGATTTCCAGGTACCTCAATCGATCTAGATTTGACCCACCCGTCAatttttactatagtgaggtccactttataatggcagtgaagaaagataggagaaaaacgttgccaagtctctccattttgccactgagtgtacacagctgttactcaattcatcccattaatttgatctgataataattatcatttccttaataacataatcaatttaatgtcaaattaatcaagaaaatattttttttcatgatttgattcgaaaatttgcttccataaccgagatcagatttttatttttataccaacctgaaatggcggctaattaaaaagctgtgatacaccaatctgaatttcaaaacaacagaaattaagttatttggtaggtattctattccaatttctttcaaaaattatagaaaaatagaaatccttcTTAAAATGAGTAATTTCATTGGAACAAATTCTGAaataacatttcaattattatttataccggtacgagtaggtctaacctaaacgtgtaggctaactgaagtaTGGATAAAGTCTAGGAttgttagttatcaacttttcaggtattcatttcattttctagGTCTAGAAAATgtctcattttcttcattttcaatgTCTAGGAAAAaagtcatttcaggtattttaaaaaaattattctaaaaataaaatctattatattctaaaattatttcattgtttcaaaaacacattttaaatcaattatacgacttgtgtacctaagtattttgatagaatgaagaaaaaaatggcggctgagaattgttagtctacttttgtacagtcactgtcaaaagtaaaaatagaatattctggcaaactgacaacattgcaaagctagagagagatagcgctatctgttttgttgtatgatagaaaaggacagcaacagtattgccaatcctacactgccattataacgtggacctcactatagaacgaATCAACGAGTGTCCCACTATACTAGTGTTCTATACGTGTAGTGAGAATTTACGTTACAAAGTCAGTGGAGATTCAAGTTATGAAGTCAGTTTTTTGTAGTGCTTTACTCGTAAATTGAAGATTAAGTTATTTTGTTAGTGGAGGAAAGATAGTAAAAACAAcctttattgacaaaattatagtaaacaatacaatacaatataatttattacataataaattgaattatatttgatattattaggTTGGTGACTGGCATAACCTTGGAGGAAAGATTCTATTCTCTTGTTATTTAAATTGTTTGATCGTGTGCAGGCTTTTCTCTATCAACATTTTTTGACTGAAGATTGAATGGAATCATTGATTCTATATTTTTGATGGCTGTTGACAGCATATTAAAAAGTGACATTC includes:
- the LOC120349383 gene encoding ER degradation-enhancing alpha-mannosidase-like protein 3 — encoded protein: MKYISRGPMLLDVHMHRPHTNSRNFMDALLAFWPGLQVLSGDLKPAVETHEMLYQVMQRHNFIPEAFTTDFQVHWGQHPLRPEFLESTYFLHRATGDPYYLHVGKHVLKALQKYARVPCGYAAVKDVRTGLHED